Proteins encoded by one window of Rattus rattus isolate New Zealand chromosome 10, Rrattus_CSIRO_v1, whole genome shotgun sequence:
- the LOC116910899 gene encoding dimethylaniline monooxygenase [N-oxide-forming] 5-like produces MEVKQIAIIGAGVSGLGATKCCLEEGLEPTCFEKSDDIGGLWRYEETTERPGIYKSLTCNTSKEMTAFSDYPIPDHYPNYMHNSKMMEYLRMYARHFGLLKHIQFQTRVCRVRKRPDFSSSGQWDVVVEVDGKQKTYVFDGVMVCSGHYTEKYLPLQDFAGITKFQGKYLHSWEYRHPDSFVGKRVVVIGIGNSGVDVAGEISQVAEQVFLSTRRGAWIWNRVWDNGNPLDTTLFTRYNRTIQKFYPTFLINRWAENKLNARFNHANYGLQAKHRFLSHQSVFSDNLPNHIITGRVLVKPNVKEFTPTSAIFEDGSEEIVDIVVFATGYTFSFPFLDDSSEILDSEHTMFKFVFPPQLEKPTLAFIGILQPVGATIPTSELQSRWVTRVFTGLQKLPSQSNMMADINKRKRKMEKEFVKSPRGIHRVQYIDYMDEIVSELGVKPNLLSLFLWDTKLAKEIFWGPCTPYQYRLQGPGKWAGARVAILTQRDRILKPLKTRVLKNSETSSSSLFWVRYICAVIILFVPVLLILLVIYQ; encoded by the exons ATGGAAGTAAAACAGATCGCAATCATCGGTGCTGGTGTCAGCGGACTGGGAGCCACTAAGTGCTGCTTGGAGGAAGGGCTTGAACCTACGTGCTTTGAAAAGAGCGATGACATTGGAGGGCTGTGGAGATATGAG GAGACAACAGAAAGGCCCGGGATATACAAATCTTTAACCTGCAATACATCCAAGGAGATGACAGCCTTCAGCGACTATCCCATCCCTGACCATTACCCCAACTACATGCACAACTCCAAAATGATGGAGTATCTCAGGATGTATGCTAGGCACTTCGGGCTCCTGAAACACATCCAGTTCCAG ACAAGAGTGTGCAGGGTGAGGAAGCGCCCTGATTTTTCATCCTCTGGCCAGTGGGACGTTGTGGTGGAGGTTGACGGAAAGCAGAAAACGTATGTCTTCGATGGGGTCATGGTCTGTAGTGGTCACTACACTGAGAAGTATCTGCCCTTACAGGACTTTGCAG GAATCACCAAGTTCCAAGGCAAGTATCTGCACAGCTGGGAGTACAGGCACCCAGACAGCTTTGTGGGGAAGAGAGTGGTCGTGATTGGCATTGGGAATTCTGGAGTGGACGTGGCAGGCGAGATCAGCCAAGTTGCTGAACAG GTTTTCCTCAGCACAAGACGAGGGGCGTGGATATGGAACCGAGTTTGGGATAATGGGAATCCCTTGGACACCACACTCTTCACCCGTTATAACAGAACCATCCAAAAGTTCTATCCCACGTTCTTGATCAACAGATGGGCAGAGAATAAATTAAATGCAAGGTTTAACCATGCCAATTATGGGCTGCAGGCTAAACACAG ATTTCTCAGCCATCAGTCTGTCTTCAGTGACAACCTGCCAAATCACATCATCACCGGAAGAGTGCTGGTAAAACCGAACGTGAAGGAGTTCACCCCGACGTCCGCCATCTTTGAGGATGGCTCAGAGGAGATAGTAGACATTGTTGTCTTTGCCACGGGCTacaccttctctttccctttcttggaTGACAGCTCTGAAATCCTGGACAGCGAACACACAATGTTTAAGtttgtcttccctcctcagttggAGAAGCCAACGCTAGCCTTCATTGGGATCCTCCAGCCAGTAGGAGCCACAATCCCCACATCGGAGCTCCAAAGCCGATGGGTTACACGTGTGTTCACAG GACTGCAAAAGTTACCCTCACAGAGCAACATGATGGCGGACATCAACAAAAGGAAACGGAAGATGGAAAAAGA GTTCGTGAAAAGTCCCAGAGGCATCCATCGAGTGCAGTATATCGACTACATGGATGAAATTGTTTCTGAGTTAGGTGTCAAACCCaacctgctctctctcttcctctgggaTACAAAGCTAGCCAAGGAGATTTTCTGGGGACCCTGTACCCCATACCAGTACCGTCTACAAGGGCCAGGGAAATGGGCAGGGGCTCGGGTAGCCATCCTCACTCAGAGAGACCGGATCCTCAAACCCCTGAAAACCCGTGTGCTCAAAAACTCTGAGACATCGTCCTCTAGTCTATTTTGGGTCAGATATATCTGTGCTGTCATTATTCTCTTTGTTCCTGTGTTACTTATCCTGCTTGTCATATATCAGTGA